A single Primulina eburnea isolate SZY01 chromosome 11, ASM2296580v1, whole genome shotgun sequence DNA region contains:
- the LOC140805245 gene encoding ribonuclease MRP protein subunit POP4-like, which yields MLAGNICLSGHTSKQDVEVNESTYFELSHYVNEKLLPSCSQISDKKATMDYILHDLFQHGDSAQKYIQGSKSMRIENTILLDNYVEKCGFSNHSHVQALQKCSKRSKKHMSLKQHKKKGTSDMPEEFHK from the exons ATGCTTGCAGGCAATATTTGTTTATCTGGTCATACTTCAAAACAAG ATGTGGAAGTAAATGAGTCAACATACTTTGAACTTTCTCACTATGTGAATGAAAAACTGCTACCATCTTGTAGCCAG ATTTCTGATAAAAAGGCCACAATGGATTATATCTTGCATGATCTATTTCAACATGGAGATTCGGCTCAGAAGTACATTCAGGGATCCAAAAGTATGAGAATTGAGAATACAATACTCCTTGATAATTATGTCGAAAAGTGTGGCTTCTCCAACCATTCCCATGTTCAGGCCCTTCAGAAATGCTCAAAGCGCTCCAAAAAACACATGTCCTTGAAGCAGCATAAAAAGAAGGGAACATCTGACATGCCTGAAGAATTTCATAAGTGA
- the LOC140804852 gene encoding uncharacterized protein isoform X1, protein MSQEVYHFPLLEQDEYQTNVLKVHIHCQGCMQQVKKLLRKVEGVYEVIIDAEEHKVTVLGNVDATTLIKSLVKSGKHAEIWPQKRSNWFEEDVYLNKRQSLINSPNICNHGEKMQMDDDCPNGNINGVGTMDTSIENLTNSSVPGGFSGPKNLNEGFPPYGYHYPLPTTTDAGMMVQPSISMLYDSVQNTHPMSSMMENNYVHQSRKMHTFNSLQHDQ, encoded by the exons ATGTCACAAGAAGTTTATCATTTCCCTCTACTTGAACAGGATGAATATCAG ACAAATGTTTTGAAGGTCCATATCCACTGTCAAGGCTGCATGCAGCAAGTGAAAAAACTACTTCGCAAAGTAGAAG GTGTGTACGAAGTGATAATAGATGCTGAAGAACACAAGGTAACAGTTTTAGGAAATGTAGATGCTACAACATTGATCAAATCATTGGTCAAATCTGGTAAGCATGCCGAGATTTGGCCACAGAAAAGGAGTAATTGGTTTGAAGAAGATGTGTACTTGAACAAAAGGCAGAGTTTGATAAATAGTCCCAACATCTGCAATCACGGTGAAAAAATGCAAATGGATGACGATTGTCCTAATGGGAACATCAATGGTGTTGGTACCATGGATACCAGTATTGAAAATCTCACAAATTCAAGTGTTCCGGGAGGATTTTCTGGGCCGAAAAATCTGAATGAAGGGTTTCCTCCTTATGGTTATCATTACCCATTGCCCACTACGACAGATGCTGGTATGATGGTGCAGCCATCAATATCCATGCTGTACGATAGCGTACAGAATACTCATCCCATGAGCAGCATGATGGAGAATAACTATGTTCATCAGTCCAGGAAGATGCACACATTCAACTCACTTCAACATGACCAGTAG
- the LOC140804852 gene encoding uncharacterized protein isoform X2: MSHDQERNIEFVWIKTNVLKVHIHCQGCMQQVKKLLRKVEGVYEVIIDAEEHKVTVLGNVDATTLIKSLVKSGKHAEIWPQKRSNWFEEDVYLNKRQSLINSPNICNHGEKMQMDDDCPNGNINGVGTMDTSIENLTNSSVPGGFSGPKNLNEGFPPYGYHYPLPTTTDAGMMVQPSISMLYDSVQNTHPMSSMMENNYVHQSRKMHTFNSLQHDQ, from the exons ATGTCTCATGATCAAGAAAGAAACATCGAATTTGTATGGATAAAG ACAAATGTTTTGAAGGTCCATATCCACTGTCAAGGCTGCATGCAGCAAGTGAAAAAACTACTTCGCAAAGTAGAAG GTGTGTACGAAGTGATAATAGATGCTGAAGAACACAAGGTAACAGTTTTAGGAAATGTAGATGCTACAACATTGATCAAATCATTGGTCAAATCTGGTAAGCATGCCGAGATTTGGCCACAGAAAAGGAGTAATTGGTTTGAAGAAGATGTGTACTTGAACAAAAGGCAGAGTTTGATAAATAGTCCCAACATCTGCAATCACGGTGAAAAAATGCAAATGGATGACGATTGTCCTAATGGGAACATCAATGGTGTTGGTACCATGGATACCAGTATTGAAAATCTCACAAATTCAAGTGTTCCGGGAGGATTTTCTGGGCCGAAAAATCTGAATGAAGGGTTTCCTCCTTATGGTTATCATTACCCATTGCCCACTACGACAGATGCTGGTATGATGGTGCAGCCATCAATATCCATGCTGTACGATAGCGTACAGAATACTCATCCCATGAGCAGCATGATGGAGAATAACTATGTTCATCAGTCCAGGAAGATGCACACATTCAACTCACTTCAACATGACCAGTAG